In one window of Solanum pennellii chromosome 2, SPENNV200 DNA:
- the LOC107010786 gene encoding mannan endo-1,4-beta-mannosidase 1-like, with amino-acid sequence MSYARRSCMCGLFLLFLALVCEANSGFIGVKNSHFELNGSPFLFNGFNSYWLMHVAADPTERYKVTEVLKDASVAGLSVCRTWAFSDGGDRALQISPGVYDERVFQGLDFVIAEAKKYGIRLILSFVNQWNDFGGKAQYVWWARNAGAQISNDDEFYTHPMLKKYLKNHIEKVVTRLNSITKVAYKDDPTIMAWELMNEPRDQADYSGKTVNGWVQEMASFVKSLDNKHLLEVGMEGFYGDSIPERKLVNPGYQVGTDFISNHLINEIDFATIHAYTDQWVSGQSDDAQLVWMEKWITSHWEDARNILKKPLVLAEFGKSSRGQGSRDIFMSSVYRNVYNLAKEGGTMAGSLVWQLMAHGMENYDDGYCIVLGQTPSTTQIISDQAHVMTALAHSFN; translated from the exons ATGTCTTATGCAAGAAGAAGTTGCATGTGTGGGCTCTTTCTCTTGTTCCTAGCTCTTGTTTGTGAAGCAAATTCGGGGTTTATAGGAGTTAAGAATTCTCATTTTGAACTCAATGGATCCCCTTTTCTATTCAATGGTTTCAACTCATATTGGTTGATGCATGTTGCTGCTGACCCTACTGAGAGGTACAAAGTCACTGAAGTTCTTAAAGATGCTTCTGTTGCTGGTCTTTCTGTTTGTCGTACTTGGGCTTTTAGTGATGGAGGTGATAGAGCATTACAAATATCACCTGGTGTTTATGATGAACGTGTTTTTCAG GGTTTGGATTTTGTAATCGCGGAAGCTAAGAAATATGGTATTCGTTTAATCTTGAGCTTTGTGAATCAATGGAACGACTTTGGAGGAAAAGCTCAATATGTTTGGTGGGCACGAAATGCAGGAGCTCAGATTAGTAACGACGATGAATTCTATACTCATCCTATGCTCAAAAAATACTTGAAGAACCACATTGAG AAAGTGGTTACAAGGTTGAATAGTATTACTAAAGTTGCTTACAAAGATGATCCAACAATTATGGCATGGGAACTCATGAATGAGCCTCGCGATCAAGCTGACTATTCAGGAAAAACTGTTAAT GGTTGGGTTCAAGAAATGGCAAGTTTTGTGAAGTCATTAGACAACAAACACTTGTTAGAGGTTGGAATGGAGGGATTTTATGGTGATTCAATTCCTGAAAGGAAGTTAGTTAATCCTGGTTATCAAGTTGGAACAGATTTCATTAGTAATCATCTTATCAATGAAATTGATTTTGCTACTATCCATGCATACACTGACCAATG GGTGTCTGGACAAAGCGATGATGCACAATTGGTGTGGATGGAAAAGTGGATAACAAGTCATTGGGAAGATGCAagaaatatattaaagaaaCCTCTAGTGCTTGCTGAATTTGGAAAGTCTAGTAGAGGTCAAGGATCAAGAGATATATTTATGAGTAGTGTATATAGAAATGTGTACAATTTGGCAAAAGAAGGTGGAACAATGGCAGGAAGTTTAGTTTGGCAACTAATGGCACATGGAATGGAGAATTATGATGATGGCTATTGCATTGTTTTGGGACAAACCCCTTCAACTACACAAATTATTTCTGACCAAGCTCATGTCATGACAGCTTTGGCTCATTCTTTCAATTGA